A stretch of Fusarium poae strain DAOMC 252244 chromosome 2, whole genome shotgun sequence DNA encodes these proteins:
- a CDS encoding hypothetical protein (BUSCO:1511at5125) codes for METSEYETNTLSINNIASIAFRIYESSTDQSHSFQSSALEIQSTLRDQGKLVSYDADRGAIWIFQITNKDGANKAVSFGSGVSLEACGYTLGMVEEGTLEPAALQKNRIPGNTTQNAATSTAATTSPAEPYQRNPLISPTQIAGIQAEGGVQPPAQPVDTKTTQPVPKVIYEQFIIAVISAITFAFCSQSTAVPLNYRTILIPPLQADRNEHEKDSLQADPLIGTFKTYLTTTGSLVVSLYFSYCQNLATVEDVLSGDSPSLSGSILAAPYGVFAAKSGFSSGDADRSLAQTPNTQALSVRSFPEAHDSLWKHSCLRALEYCGLNPSNFKAGPWVNLLITKPTSQDIDGEQKRLRATVPWPGALCFRKKSLEVSTTHRVGDTILSGHEECHDPLGDARGWFASTSEREERVSRRKSDRAYAAAKEVNGANLQAQSLNGQSPLSVRRPSTATAGVMYPTPPDGIQQHLGVTPSIDGATSSPNNHPPTLAVVDADATMPTVTPMADADHDTWDGGHEQKRERSDSNLLGDTDDIMNGMGGDVFGDHDVTEDDFNFFDGPDGNDMDIDMSDLHPISHPPPPQAIPHQTTPPQAIPPQAILPQTIFTQVMPPPMITQPQLQKVIEPQPQPKIRSKPKTHEPVFAKPELKHARSSLNDEINHKVKTERSNSNKRGSSPFDPDTVFKRVKASLTSPTQENFTFQAPLRRKSSIFEKVEFDPKIPLINKKYEHGGAFDFSKDQSSVELKRDSEGLSTDEYLERQGKIKPDSKTLSGVSLIRSLTGVDGSANHSNAQKSNGNASFSEDSDADSEADDLSSISGGPMSPIKSSVKRTVVDDDALSQATTSREADLIDDATEEQFAIELPKLSKTESPEMPLHRFFSDPEPLNAEVGLSNLEFVEVAQIITEQAATGRLDIGIDHKKESSIALATMKGHELNVARSSLQLLQNIIPSNLGSATAVRLKGLLEILDLPLVGRPNRLQPRPIPGRDTNVEQLRPNNLYQIPVPHLEVRRSETKLSVLPSSISFWEGLGLSPSWGAKDVTALCIFPGWKGMSDHVGSFLDRSKSVYESLKLGTFNNLPLSGDWDDGVLPYEVDRISTSPDATVTGHGSSLVESMEVLRSSLSELKSKDKNLVIYFVYSPDNPASIIEACTAFYRCFDEYSELLAARRESPQNELVLQLVSSNLISSTTSLVVPTPAEMIKLCVETYDRCTLFLAPEHGGPTPAPAVMLEQPPPRMIDFKLTISPSQSLMHENSCIHVGYAESLDGRWITAAWTDNRGQRQATASYSITRSRTPDRSASQNKAAIITEIWATTLSMISIWKVHWRVIITRAGPMDQKEVEWWQAASTLDDKYSFTMILMSVDTSPSLQLVPPVVKIPHAATSAFYSTPVSTPQANIVSPEQTTTPATPMRETSTLAATPGAESVTEPDADSFLIDATDQTWGAIAAHRFGNSTTLLEVRPALASGYLIKRTGIKIEDPPVVMEVNLVHTEATPRAYEPLLREMLCYFRGLGTLARARGVTDRETDVRPWHIAVAEKGVRALHLLL; via the exons ATGGAGACCAGCGAATATGAAACGAATACTCTGTCGATA AACAACATCGCGTCGATAGCCTTTCGCATTTACGAGTCGTCCACAGACCAATCGCATAGCTTCCAGTCCTCCGCCCTCGAGATTCAAAGTACACTTCGTGACCAAGGAAAGTTAGTTTCGTACGACGCCGACCGAGGAGCGATATGGATCTTTCAGATTACCAACAAAGATGGAGCAAACAAGGCTGTCAGTTTTGGCTCGGGTGTCAGTCTTGAAGCTTGTGGCTACACGCTGGGAATGGTCGAGGAGGGTACACTCGAGCCTGCTGCTTTACAGAAGAACCGCATCCCCGGCAACACAACACAGAATGCTGCAACAAGCACGGCCGCGACCACATCTCCAGCTGAACCGTATCAGCGCAACCCCCTAATTTCACCTACACAAATCGCGGGAATTCAGGCAGAAGGAGGCGTTCAACCTCCGGCCCAGCCTGTCGACACCAAGACGACACAGCCAGTACCCAAGGTTATATACGAACAATTCATCATTGCAGTAATTTCCGCGATAACCTTCGCGTTTTGTAGCCAATCTACGGCGGTTCCTCTCAACTACAGGACAATATTAATCCCACCATTGCAAGCCGATAGAAACGAACACGAAAAGGATTCTTTGCAGGCCGATCCTCTTATCGGTACATTCAAAACTTATCTTACGACGACAGGCTCTCTTGTGGTCAGCCTTTACTTCTCTTATTGCCAGAATCTGGCTACGGTGGAAGATGTGCTTTCTGGAGATTCTCCTTCGCTGAGTGGTTCGATATTGGCTGCCCCTTATGGAGTTTTTGCTGCGAAATCCGGCTTTTCCAGCGGAGATGCAGACCGGAGTCTTGCACAGACACCGAACACACAAGCTTTGAGCGTTAGAAGTTTCCCAGAAGCACATGATTCATTGTGGAAACATTCGTGCCTCAGAGCCCTTGAATATTGTGGACTTAATCCGTCTAATTTCAAAGCGGGCCCATGGGTCAATCTTCTCATCACAAAGCCGACTTCACAGGATATAGATGGGGAGCAGAAGCGACTGCGTGCCACCGTTCCATGGCCGGGAGCTCTTTGCTTTCGCAAGAAATCATTGGAGGTATCGACGACTCACCGTGTAGGAGATACTATCCTGAGTGGCCATGAGGAATGCCACGATCCTTTGGGTGATGCCCGTGGATGGTTTGCTAGTACTTCTGAAAGGGAAGAGAGGGTTTCCAGGCGCAAATCCGATCGTGCCTATGCTGCTGCGAAAGAGGTCAATGGTGCTAACCTCCAAGCTCAAAGTCTCAACGGCCAATCTCCACTATCGGTACGGCGTCCAAGTACGGCTACTGCTGGTGTCATGTATCCAACTCCTCCCGACGGCATCCAACAGCACCTTGGCGTTACTCCTTCTATAGACGGGGCGACCTCCAGCCCTAATAATCACCCGCCAACTCTTGCAGTTGTTGACGCTGATGCCACGATGCCAACAGTGACACCGATGGCTGATGCTGACCATGATACATGGGATGGCGGCCATGAacaaaagagagagagaagcgACAGCAACTTGCTTGGCGACACTGATGATATCATGAACGGTATGGGTGGAGATGTATTTGGTGATCATGATGTGACAGAAGACGACTTCAACTTTTTTGACGGACCTGATGGCAACGACATGGATATCGACATGTCCGATTTACACCCAATTTCGCATCCACCACCCCCTCAAGCGATACCACATCAGACGACACCCCCCCAAGCTATACCTCCCCAAGCGATACTCCCTCAGACGATATTCACTCAAGTAATGCCCCCACCGATGATCACGCAACCACAACTCCAGAAAGTTATTGAGCCACAGCCACAGCCCAAGATCCGGTCAAAGCCCAAGACCCATGAGCCTGTTTTTGCAAAGCCAGAACTAAAACACGCCAGGAGCTCCCTCAATGACGAGATCAACCATAAGGTCAAGACTGAACGATCGAATTCGAACAAGCGAGGATCCAGCCCCTTTGACCCAGATACTGTGTTCAAGCGAGTCAAGGCTTCTCTGACTAGTCCTACACAGGAGAACTTCACCTTTCAAGCCCCTCTTCGGCGCAAGAGTAGCATTTTTGAGAAAGTCGAATTTGACCCTAAGATCCCCCTGATCAACAAGAAGTACGAACACGGCGGTGCCTTTGACTTTTCAAAGGATCAGAGCAGTGTGGAATTGAAGCGCGATTCTGAAGGCCTTTCCACAgatgaatatcttgaaagaCAGGGGAAGATCAAGCCGGACTCCAAGACCCTCTCTGGTGTCTCTTTAATCAGAAGTTTGACTGGCGTAGATGGATCTGCTAATCATTCAAATGCCCAAAAATCGAACGGCAATGCATCCTTCTCAGAAGATAGTGATGCCGATTCAGAGGCAGATGACCTAAGTTCAATCTCCGGTGGCCCTATGTCGCCGATCAAGTCCAGCGTGAAACGGACAGTTGTGGACGATGATGCACTTTCGCAAGCCACAACATCACGAGAGGCAGATCTGATAGATGATGCCACCGAAGAGCAGTTTGCAATCGAACTGCCCAAACTATCAAAGACTGAGTCCCCAGAAATGCCTCTCCATCGCTTCTTTTCGGATCCGGAGCCTCTCAATGCAGAAGTGGGACTTTCTAACCTCGAGTTTGTCGAGGTCGCACAAATTATTACCGAACAAGCTGCCACTGGCCGACTTGATATCGGTATTGATCACAAGAAAGAGTCGTCTATTGCACTTGCAACAATGAAAGGTCATGAGCTCAATGTTGCCCGTAGTTCGCTTCAACTTCTCCAAAACATTATTCCCTCGAATTTAGGAAGCGCCACGGCGGTACGATTGAAAGGATTGCTCGAGATACTAGACCTTCCACTCGTGGGGCGGCCAAATCGCCTGCAACCCCGACCGATACCTGGCAGAGATACCAATGTCGAGCAACTGCGGCCCAACAACCTCTACCAGATCCCAGTACCCCATCTCGAGGTCCGCAGATCAGAAACAAAACTCTCGGTACTTCCGTCATCTATCTCATTCTGGGAAGGTCTTGGGCTGTCACCTTCGTGGGGCGCAAAGGATGTCACTGCTCTTTGCATATTTCCTGGCTGGAAGGGAATGTCAGATCACGTCGGAAGTTTTCTCGATCGTTCGAAGAGTGTATACGAATCGCTGAAACTAGGTACCTTCAACAACCTGCCCTTGTCTGGAGACTGGGACGACGGCGTTTTGCCATATGAGGTCGATAGGATCTCAACCTCACCTGACGCGACTGTTACTGGTCATGGCTCCTCTCTAGTGGAGAGCATGGAAGTGCTCCGAAGCTCTCTATCAGAATTGAAGTCCAAGGACAAGAATCTGGTCATTTACTTCGTCTACTCACCTGACAATCCCGCCTCTATCATCGAAGCTTGCACCGCTTTCTACCGCTGCTTTGACGAGTACAGTGAACTCCTAGCAGCTCGCAGAGAATCACCGCAGAACGAGCTGGTTTTGCAGCTTGTGTCATCGAATCTTATATCGTCTACGACATCTCTAGTCGTTCCAACTCCCGCAGAAATGATCAAGCTCTGTGTAGAAACTTACGACAGATGCACGCTGTTTTTGGCTCCTGAACATGGCGGCCCTACCCCTGCGCCTGCGGTCATGCTTGAACAGCCTCCGCCTCGAATGATCGactttaaattaactatCTCGCCTTCTCAATCCCTCATGCATGAAAACTCATGTATTCATGTGGGCTACGCTGAAAGCCTCGATGGCCGATGGATTACGGCTGCATGGACCGATAACCGTGGGCAACGACAAGCCACTGCATCTTACTCGATCACGCGGAGCAGAACCCCTGATCGATCTGCTTCCCAAAACAAAGCAGCCATCATAACCGAAATCTGGGCGACGACACTAAGCATGATATCGATATGGAAAGTCCACTGGCGCGTAATCATTACCAGAGCAGGACCAATGGACCAGAAAGAGGTTGAGTGGTGGCAAGCAGCATCAACACTCGATGACAAGTATTCTTTTACGATGATCTTGATGTCGGTTGACACTAGCCCGTCCCTACAACTTGTGCCGCCCGTCGTGAAGATTCCCCATGCGGCAACTTCAGCGTTCTACTCAACACCCGTGTCCACACCGCAGGCTAACATTGTCTCGCCGGAGCAAACAACGACTCCAGCAACCCCTATGCGGGAAACTAGTACCCTAGCTGCCACCCCAGGTGCCGAAAGTGTTACGGAACCAGATGCTGATTCTTTCTTGATCGATGCCACTGATCAAACATGGGGTGCCATCGCTGCACATCGATTTGGCAACTCTACTACACTTCTTGAAGTGCGACCTGCGCTTGCCAGTGGTTACTTGATCAAACGGACAGGAATAAAAATCGAAGATCCTCCAGTCGTGATGGAAGTCAACCTTGTCCATACAGAGGCTACCCCACGTGCGTACGAGCCTCTACTCAGAGAGATGCTGTGTTACTTCAGGGGTCTTGGTACTTTGGCCCGTGCTAGAGGTGTCACAGATCGCGAGACGGATGTTCGACCTTGGCATATTGCAGTAGCTGAGAAGGGCGTACGAGCGCTGCATCTTTTGTTATAA